A part of Paenarthrobacter sp. A20 genomic DNA contains:
- a CDS encoding sigma-70 region 4 domain-containing protein, whose protein sequence is MPTSNTNLNPAVHRMMVQQLKLQDSNYKEARQNRLNTASQAREVGFTHREIGDVLGVTEAAARAMIKRAKGDTDGTR, encoded by the coding sequence TTGCCCACCAGCAACACCAACCTCAACCCAGCAGTTCACCGCATGATGGTCCAGCAGCTCAAGCTCCAGGACTCCAACTACAAGGAAGCCCGCCAGAACCGACTCAACACAGCATCACAGGCCCGGGAAGTCGGGTTCACGCACCGGGAGATCGGGGACGTCCTGGGCGTCACCGAAGCAGCGGCCCGGGCCATGATCAAGCGCGCCAAGGGAGACACCGATGGCACGCGATAG
- a CDS encoding replicative DNA helicase, translating into MSETRTPPQDVAAEQSALGAMMLSRDAIQDVSEIVTGPDFYRPAHETIFRTIMELHGRGEPVDVITVGASLVVAGEADRIGGSQYLHEVTQACPTPSVGSHYAQIVARNATRRRLSTAGQKIRDMAHQPGDEAELVELARKEVDGTSKATTTTVQSFGETIDVMLSQLDDEPNQIPTPWAAVNDIIGGLRPGGLYVVGARPSVGKSVVALQLAKALTAHGAVAFSSLEMSEADVQIRAVAADLRIDLARLMKRDLLVSDWEKIRARRAAWQNVPLFIDDNSGVTLTDIKRFARSVNRRQPLAGLVVDYLQLMAQPAGDKRPRHEFVADMSRQLKILAMEMQIPVIALSQLNRGSTQRADNMPQISDLRESGAVEQDADVVILLHREIMGETSGDLSMLIAKQRNGPTGFAELDFWGHYSMALDKGVTPHAHVRNAS; encoded by the coding sequence ATGAGCGAGACAAGGACCCCGCCGCAGGACGTCGCAGCTGAGCAGTCAGCACTGGGGGCGATGATGTTGTCCCGGGACGCTATCCAGGATGTTTCGGAGATCGTGACTGGTCCGGACTTTTACCGGCCGGCGCACGAGACGATCTTCCGGACGATCATGGAGCTGCATGGGCGGGGCGAACCGGTGGATGTCATCACCGTGGGTGCCTCGTTGGTGGTGGCTGGGGAGGCTGACCGGATCGGCGGTTCGCAGTACCTGCACGAAGTGACACAGGCTTGCCCGACACCATCCGTTGGTTCGCACTACGCGCAGATCGTGGCCCGGAACGCTACCCGCCGGCGGCTGTCCACGGCTGGGCAGAAGATCCGGGACATGGCACACCAGCCTGGGGACGAGGCGGAGCTGGTGGAGCTGGCCCGGAAGGAGGTTGATGGGACGTCGAAGGCGACCACGACAACGGTCCAGTCGTTCGGGGAAACCATTGATGTGATGTTGTCCCAGCTCGATGACGAACCGAACCAGATCCCCACACCATGGGCTGCGGTGAATGACATCATCGGCGGCCTCCGTCCGGGTGGCTTGTACGTGGTGGGTGCTCGCCCGTCCGTGGGGAAGTCTGTGGTTGCCCTCCAGTTGGCGAAAGCACTCACGGCCCATGGTGCGGTGGCGTTCTCCTCGCTGGAGATGTCCGAGGCTGATGTGCAGATCCGGGCGGTGGCTGCGGATCTCCGGATCGACCTGGCGCGGTTGATGAAGCGGGACCTGCTGGTGTCGGACTGGGAGAAGATCCGGGCCCGGCGCGCGGCGTGGCAGAACGTGCCGCTGTTCATCGATGACAACTCCGGCGTGACGTTGACGGACATCAAACGGTTCGCCCGTTCGGTGAACCGCCGGCAGCCCCTCGCCGGGCTGGTGGTGGATTACCTGCAACTCATGGCCCAACCCGCCGGGGACAAGCGGCCCCGTCATGAGTTCGTGGCGGACATGTCCCGGCAGTTGAAGATCCTGGCCATGGAGATGCAAATTCCCGTGATCGCCCTGTCTCAGCTCAACCGTGGATCGACGCAGCGGGCGGATAACATGCCGCAGATCAGTGACCTTCGTGAGTCGGGCGCCGTGGAGCAGGACGCCGACGTCGTGATCCTCCTCCACCGGGAAATCATGGGCGAAACGTCCGGGGATTTGTCGATGCTGATCGCGAAGCAACGCAACGGCCCGACTGGTTTCGCTGAACTGGACTTTTGGGGGCATTACTCGATGGCGCTGGACAAGGGCGTCACACCGCACGCACACGTTAGGAACGCATCATGA